One genomic window of Flavobacteriales bacterium includes the following:
- a CDS encoding phosphosulfolactate synthase: MNFELDHIPLRHELPRQEGLTMVMDKGISLREAQDFNEVSAPYTDFLKLGFGTSYLTSNLKEKIKLYKDAGMMVYVGGTLFEAFVVRGKFDEFRKMLDDYGLNCAEVSDGSIVLPHDEKLEYIHKLKGQVTVVSEVGSKEAGLIIHPSIWITMMNAELEAGSFKVIAEAREGGNVGIFRSSGNAHTMLVNKILDNVPQKHVIWEAPKKEQQVYFIKLLGSNVNLGNIAVNEVIPLETLRLGLRGDTFLDYLPADIQKKHDV; this comes from the coding sequence ATGAATTTTGAACTAGATCACATTCCATTAAGACATGAGCTTCCTCGACAAGAAGGACTAACCATGGTAATGGACAAAGGAATAAGTTTGCGTGAAGCGCAAGACTTTAATGAAGTATCCGCTCCGTACACTGATTTCCTCAAATTAGGTTTTGGCACGTCTTACCTCACAAGCAACCTAAAAGAAAAAATTAAGCTCTACAAAGATGCCGGAATGATGGTATATGTAGGTGGCACTTTATTTGAAGCTTTTGTTGTTAGAGGCAAATTCGACGAATTCAGAAAAATGCTTGATGACTACGGTTTAAACTGTGCTGAAGTATCGGACGGTTCAATTGTTCTTCCTCACGACGAAAAACTGGAATACATCCACAAACTTAAAGGACAAGTAACAGTTGTATCTGAAGTAGGTTCGAAAGAAGCTGGCTTAATTATACATCCTAGCATATGGATTACTATGATGAACGCTGAGTTAGAAGCTGGATCTTTTAAAGTTATCGCTGAAGCTAGAGAAGGTGGAAACGTTGGAATATTTAGATCTAGTGGTAACGCACACACGATGCTCGTGAATAAAATATTAGATAACGTACCACAGAAACACGTTATCTGGGAAGCTCCTAAGAAGGAACAACAAGTATATTTCATCAAATTACTTGGAAGCAATGTTAACTTAGGGAACATTGCTGTAAACGAAGTTATCCCATTAGAGACTTTAAGATTAGGATTAAGAGGTGATACATTCTTGGATTATCTTCCAGCCGACATTCAGAAAAAACACGACGTTTGA
- a CDS encoding rhodanese-like domain-containing protein has protein sequence MKSITVQELKSKMDSGEDFQLIDVREPDEYNLVNIDGELMPLGQILDFTDKVSKDKPVIVQCKSGRRSQHAIMQLEAAGGFDNLYNLEGGILAYAEEIDLSLPTY, from the coding sequence ATGAAAAGCATTACAGTACAAGAGCTGAAATCCAAAATGGACAGCGGAGAAGATTTTCAATTAATTGATGTACGCGAACCAGACGAATACAATTTGGTAAATATTGACGGAGAGCTTATGCCACTTGGTCAAATCTTGGATTTTACAGACAAAGTATCTAAAGACAAACCTGTTATTGTACAATGCAAATCAGGTAGAAGATCACAACATGCCATTATGCAATTAGAAGCAGCTGGCGGATTTGACAATCTTTACAACTTAGAAGGTGGCATTTTAGCTTATGCTGAAGAAATCGACCTTTCTCTTCCAACTTATTAA
- a CDS encoding DUF368 domain-containing protein yields MNPTFKALISDGLKGFAMGAANVIPGVSGGTIAVVTGIYEKLLNSVKSIDLDALKLIFKGDFKGFANHINLTFLASIGIGGVLSVVTLAKLFKMLLVDHALFLWSFFFGLILASVYYLARTVSKISAKTISFFILGTVIALSISMLTPGAENDSTWYLLICGIVAICSMILPGLSGSYILILLGNYQLIMIEAIASFNLKVIIPVGAGCIVGLLVFSHVLSWLFSKFKDATISLLSGFILGSLLILWPWKNEVFLTDTTGELILRKGKPVQSSYEWFIPESLNMEVSIAIGLMIAGCVTIFLMEKLSNK; encoded by the coding sequence ATGAACCCAACCTTCAAAGCCCTCATATCCGATGGCTTAAAAGGATTTGCAATGGGTGCTGCCAATGTTATTCCTGGTGTTTCAGGAGGAACTATTGCCGTAGTAACAGGCATCTATGAAAAACTACTCAACTCCGTTAAGTCAATCGATCTTGACGCACTCAAACTAATTTTTAAAGGCGATTTCAAAGGATTCGCAAATCACATTAACCTAACATTCCTGGCCTCAATTGGAATAGGTGGTGTACTTAGTGTTGTAACACTCGCCAAACTTTTCAAAATGCTTTTGGTAGACCATGCTCTATTTCTATGGTCTTTTTTCTTTGGATTAATCTTGGCTTCGGTATACTATTTAGCTCGTACTGTTAGTAAAATATCCGCTAAAACTATTTCTTTTTTTATTCTAGGTACCGTTATCGCCTTGAGTATATCAATGCTTACACCAGGAGCCGAAAACGACAGCACTTGGTATCTATTGATATGCGGAATCGTTGCCATCTGCAGCATGATATTACCTGGACTGTCTGGATCATATATACTTATCCTCTTAGGCAACTACCAATTAATTATGATTGAAGCAATCGCTTCATTTAACCTTAAAGTAATTATTCCTGTTGGCGCTGGATGCATTGTCGGACTACTTGTATTTTCACATGTATTATCTTGGTTATTTTCCAAATTTAAAGATGCCACCATCTCCTTGCTTAGTGGATTTATCCTAGGGTCTCTTTTAATTCTATGGCCATGGAAAAACGAAGTTTTCTTAACCGACACGACAGGAGAATTAATATTAAGAAAAGGTAAACCAGTTCAGTCGAGCTACGAATGGTTTATACCTGAATCTCTAAACATGGAAGTTTCTATTGCCATTGGCTTAATGATCGCAGGATGTGTGACCATCTTCTTAATGGAGAAATTATCAAACAAATAA